In the Populus trichocarpa isolate Nisqually-1 chromosome 1, P.trichocarpa_v4.1, whole genome shotgun sequence genome, GGAGTGCTATTATAGCAGCTCACGCCAGTTTGGGCATGTGGTCTGAGTGCTTATCAGTTTTTGGAGAGATGAGTAGGGAGGGATCTTGTAGGCCAGAAGAGAGCATCCTAGTCAGTGTTCTCTCTGCCTGTACCCATTTGGGTGCTCTTGATTTGGGGAGGTGCACACACGTAACATTGTTAAGGAACATTCGGGAGATGAATGTAATAGTCCAAACTTCCTTAATAGACATGTATGTGAAATGCGGGTGTATAGAGAAAGGATTATCTCTCTTCCAAAGAATGGTGAAGAAGAACCAATTGTCCTACAGTGTAATGATCACAGGGCTTGCAATGCACGGACGCGGAATGGAGGCTCTACAGGTTTTCTCTGATATGCTTGAAGAAGGACTGAAGCCTGATGATGTTGTCTATTTGGGTGTGTTGAGTGCTTGTAATCATGCTGGCCTTGTTGATGAAGGCTTGCAGTGTTTTAACAGAATGAAACTTGAGCATGGGATTGAGCCGACAATTCAACATTATGGCTGCATAGTTCACCTCATGGGAAGAGCTGGGATGCTTAATGAGGCTTTAGAGCTCATCAGGTGCATGCCAATCAAGCCAAATGAAGTCGTGTGGCGAGGCCTACTCAGTGCCTGTAAATTCCATCATAACCTGGAAATTGGGGAGATCGCAGCTAAGAGCTTAGGAGAATTGAACTCAAGTAATCCTGGTGATTATGTGGTGTTATCAAATATGTATGCAAGAGCTAAAAGATGGGAGGATGTAGCTAAGATTCGGACAGAAATGGCTCGCAAGGGTTTCATTCAGACACCTGGATTTAGTTTGGTAGAGGTGGAGAGGAAAATTTACAAGTTTGTTTCACAAGACATGTCACACCCTCAATGCAAAGGCATATACGAGATGATTCACCAGATGGAATGGCAGTTGAAATTCGAAGGCTATTCTCCAGATACATCACAAGTATTGTTTGATGTagatgaagaagagaagaggcaAAGGTTGAAAGCTCATAGT is a window encoding:
- the LOC18094108 gene encoding pentatricopeptide repeat-containing protein At1g31920 — protein: MIGTPVLQKIRFLSLPEAPTQTTGLSLKLKEQECLSLMKRCKNMEEFKQVHAQVLKWENSFCASNLVATCALSDWGSMDYACSIFRQIDQPGTFEFNTMIRGYVNVMNMENALFLYYEMLERGVESDNFTYPALFKACASLRSIEEGMQIHGYIFKRGLEGDLFVQNSLINMYGKCGKIELSCSVFEHMDRRDVASWSAIIAAHASLGMWSECLSVFGEMSREGSCRPEESILVSVLSACTHLGALDLGRCTHVTLLRNIREMNVIVQTSLIDMYVKCGCIEKGLSLFQRMVKKNQLSYSVMITGLAMHGRGMEALQVFSDMLEEGLKPDDVVYLGVLSACNHAGLVDEGLQCFNRMKLEHGIEPTIQHYGCIVHLMGRAGMLNEALELIRCMPIKPNEVVWRGLLSACKFHHNLEIGEIAAKSLGELNSSNPGDYVVLSNMYARAKRWEDVAKIRTEMARKGFIQTPGFSLVEVERKIYKFVSQDMSHPQCKGIYEMIHQMEWQLKFEGYSPDTSQVLFDVDEEEKRQRLKAHSQKLAMAFALIHTSQGAPIRIARNLRMCNDCHTYTKLISVIYQREITVRDRNRFHHFKDGTCSCRDYW